In Zingiber officinale cultivar Zhangliang chromosome 6A, Zo_v1.1, whole genome shotgun sequence, a single genomic region encodes these proteins:
- the LOC121994728 gene encoding putative leucine-rich repeat-containing protein DDB_G0290503, producing the protein MDFTRIIENIIAELQQESNALRSKIRDLEASSNTLTVNLEESYKKLLEGTAEIVIIKSEKDILSEKLNRLNFEYHELSEKIAQQDVNRDNFQREINNLQEKLTENVQENLQFQDMENEIGRLLDLVNNAIQESDHPAVPSDGSAIKRLELLLKILVDRYINLVAEKSMPEDSTGSVPKDAVELVCAANQISTSNSELGDVPHNIAQELSSMRIEFDNAISNLNLLTDEKNEFMEREHLTQEEEKSASIREKLNIAVRKGKGLVQQRDGLKEEIEKMNIMITHLNSERNRQVEALESEKEILENQFKETVQHLANKNQTLTSAEQEAKKSKRTAELLLAELNEVQERTDILQEELGKAEAALFEAYKQKDAAEFARAYAFRHLEEINLLYSEERGKQIENLAELRSGIGQLVYEGF; encoded by the exons atgg ATTTTACGAGAATCATTGAAAACATAATTGCTGAGTTACAGCAGGAAAGCAATGCATTGAGATCGAAGATCAGGGATCTTGAAGCTTCTTCAAACACTCTCACCGTCAATCTAGAAGAGTCATACAAAAAGTTATTAGAAGGCACTGCAgagattgtaattattaaatctgaaaaagataTTCTTTCTGAAAAACTGAACAGGCTAAACTTTGAATATCATGAGCTTTCAGAGAAAATTGCTCAACAAGATGTTAACAgagataattttcaaagagaaataAATAACCTTCAGGAAAAGTTGACTGAGAATGTGCAAGAGAACCTGCAATTCCAAGACATGGAAAATGAAATTGGGAGACTGCTTGATTTGGTAAATAATGCAATCCAGGAATCTGATCATCCTGCAGTTCCTTCTGATGGTAGTGCAATCAAGAGGTTGGAACTACTACTGAAAATACTTGTTGATAGATACATAAACCTTGTTGCAGAGAAGTCTATGCCTGAAGATTCTACGGGATCTGTGCCTAAAGATGCTGTGGAGCTTGTTTGTGCTGCAAACCAAATTTCCACGAGTAACAGTGAATTAGGAGATGTTCCACATAACATAGCACAGGAGTTAAGCAGCATGAGAATAGAATTTGACAATGCCATCTCTAATCTGAATTTGTTGACAgatgaaaaaaatgaatttatGGAGAG GGAGCACCTTACTCAGGAGGAGGAAAAGTCTGCTTCTATCAGAGAGAAACTAAATATTGCTGTCAGGAAAGGAAAAGGACTTGTGCAGCAAAGAGATGGCCTGAAGGAAGAAATTGAGAAAATGAATATTATGATAACACATTTGAATTCTGAGAGGAACCGGCAAGTAGAAGCATtagaatcagaaaaagaaatattAGAAAATCAGTTTAAAGAGACTGTACAGCATTTGGCTAACAAGAACCAGACATTAA CATCTGCAGAACAAGAAGCAAAGAAATCCAAACGAACAGCTGAGCTGCTACTAGCTGAGTTGAATGAAGTTCAAGAAAGGACTGATATCCTGCAGGAGGAACTTGGGAAAGCAGAAGCTGCACTTTTTGAAGCATATAAACAGAAAGATGCTGCTGAGTTTGCTAGAGCATATGCTTTTCGCCATCTTGAGGAAATTAATTTGCTTTATTCTGAGGAAAGaggcaaacagattgaaaatctTGCTGAATTAAGGTCTGGCATTGGCCAG TTGGTTTATGAAGGATTTTGA
- the LOC121993842 gene encoding auxin-responsive protein SAUR50-like has product MVMHAVDAQRTRNIIPSAIDKKLDRLRRIVQIKQVMRRWRALTLRRWPSVPGGGGRGGGGGSVAVYVGPDRRRFSVPARFLNLPVFAALLERAEEEYGFQPAGGLAIPCDPVFFRWVLDTLGRDKARFAPLGLDALLALFAAGDATSACRDAATSNALSPLLPKTRA; this is encoded by the coding sequence ATGGTGATGCATGCTGTTGACGCTCAAAGGACGAGAAACATCATACCCTCTGCCATCGACAAGAAGTTAGATCGACTCCGTCGGATCGTGCAGATTAAGCAAGTGATGCGGCGGTGGCGGGCGCTCACCCTCCGCCGCTGGCCCTCCGTCCCCGGCGGCGGTGGccggggaggaggaggaggatctgTAGCGGTGTACGTTGGTCCCGATCGGCGCAGGTTCTCGGTACCGGCGCGGTTCCTCAACCTCCCCGTCTTCGCGGCGCTGCTCGAGAGGGCGGAGGAGGAGTACGGCTTCCAGCCGGCAGGCGGCCTCGCTATCCCCTGCGACCCGGTATTCTTCCGCTGGGTCCTCGACACGCTCGGCCGCGACAAGGCCCGATTCGCCCCGCTCGGCCTCGACGCTCTCCTCGCCCTTTTCGCCGCCGGCGATGCCACTTCCGCCTGCAGGGACGCTGCCACCTCCAATGCCCTCTCTCCATTGCTCCCCAAAACTAGGGCTTGA
- the LOC121994727 gene encoding F-box protein FBW2-like, which yields MAEGSDARAWEELIPDALGLIFRNLPLQEILTVIPRVCKSWSRVVLGPYCWQEIDIDEWSQHCKPEQLDKMLHMLIDRSCGSFRRLSVSGLHTESMFTLIADHAGSLQRLELPRSEMNDAIVKLVAPRLCNLTYLDVSYCSKIGACAIEAFG from the exons ATGGCTGAAGGGAGTGATGCGAGGGCGTGGGAGGAGCTGATCCCCGATGCCCTGGGCCTCATCTTCCGCAACCTCCCTCTCCAAGAGATCCTCACCGTTATTCCTAGGGTCTGCAAATCGTGGTCGCGGGTAGTGTTGGGCCCCTACTGCTGGCAGGAAATCGACATCGACGAGTGGAGCCAGCACTGCAAGCCAGAGCAACTCGATAAAATGCTTCACATGCTCATAGATCGCAGCTGTGGCTCCTTCCGCAGGCTCAGTGTTTCCGGCCTCCATACTGAGTCCATGTTCACCTTAATTGCAGACCA TGCTGGTTCCCTTCAGAGGTTGGAGCTTCCAAGAAGTGAAATGAACGATGCCATTGTCAAACTTGTTGCACCAAGATTGTGCAATTTGACTTACTTGGATGTCAGCTACTGCTCAAAGATAGGTGCTTGTGCGATCGAAGCGTTTGGA